A portion of the Bacteroides faecium genome contains these proteins:
- a CDS encoding glycoside hydrolase family 31 protein: protein MNRIIVWIMACFLPLSVLWATDGAKTCTSFSQQGRRVTFHLADSAALQLQLCSPSVVKIYFSPDGRFQRKNASFAVINEELEEIGAIHVDEQAACYEIFTPKLRIRVNKSPMSLQIFDKYQKLLFSDYADKGHVSEGTRKVEYKVLRRDEHFFGLGEKAGKMNRRGESYKMWNSDKPCYSVAEDPLYKSIPFFMSSYRYGIFLDNTYKTEFKFGTESRDYYSFEAPDGEMIYYFIFGKDYKEIISQYVGLTGKPIMPPKWALGFAQCRGLLTSEKLTREIAEGYRKRGIPCDIIYQDIGWTEHLQDFEWRKGNYENPKKMLSDLKEMGFKVIVSQDPVISQANKKQWEEADRLGYFVKDSTNGKSYDMPWPWGGNCGVVDFTLPAVADWWGTYQQKPVDDGISGFWTDMGEPAWSNEEQTERLVMQHHLGMHDEIHNVYGLTWDKVVKEQFEKRNPNRRVFQMTRAAYAGLQRYTFGWTGDCGNGDDVLQGWGQLANQIPVMLSAGLGLIPFSTCDITGYCGDIEDYPAMAELYIRWVQFGAFNPLSRIHHEGDNAVEPWLFGPEAEKNAKAAIEQKYRLLPYIYTYAREAYDTGLPVMRPLFLEYPTDTETFSTDAQFLFGRELLIAPVVKKGARTKNVYLPEGTWIDYNNKQTVYTGEQWTTVDAPLSCIPMFVKQGSIIPTMPVMNYTHEKLVYPLTFEVFPAQEGAQASFTLYEDEGEDLGYQHDEFAKAPVICRTLSNGYELTVSAREGKGYTVPGPRNLLFRIYSAKAPKEVTVKGKKIKKVKPERLEEDLENDTESVLWSWDKETGVYSVRIPDKGDNKQIMITFK from the coding sequence ATGAACAGGATAATAGTATGGATAATGGCCTGTTTTCTCCCTCTTTCAGTGCTTTGGGCTACTGATGGTGCGAAAACATGTACTTCTTTCTCGCAGCAGGGACGCCGGGTGACTTTTCACCTGGCGGACAGTGCCGCCTTGCAACTGCAACTTTGCAGTCCTTCTGTAGTGAAAATATACTTCTCGCCCGATGGGCGATTTCAGAGGAAGAATGCTTCTTTTGCTGTCATCAATGAGGAACTGGAAGAGATTGGAGCGATTCATGTGGACGAGCAGGCAGCCTGCTACGAAATATTCACCCCGAAGCTGCGCATCCGGGTGAATAAATCACCCATGAGCCTTCAAATATTCGACAAGTATCAGAAGCTCCTGTTTAGTGACTATGCCGACAAGGGGCACGTGAGTGAAGGAACAAGGAAAGTGGAATATAAGGTTCTCCGCCGTGACGAGCATTTCTTCGGACTTGGTGAGAAAGCGGGCAAGATGAACCGTCGTGGAGAATCATATAAGATGTGGAATAGCGACAAGCCTTGTTACAGCGTAGCTGAAGACCCGCTTTACAAAAGCATTCCTTTCTTCATGAGCAGCTATCGCTACGGCATCTTCCTGGATAATACGTATAAAACGGAATTCAAATTCGGCACGGAAAGCCGTGATTATTACAGCTTCGAAGCCCCGGACGGCGAAATGATTTATTACTTTATCTTCGGTAAAGACTACAAAGAAATCATCAGTCAATACGTCGGTCTGACAGGAAAACCTATCATGCCGCCGAAATGGGCTTTAGGCTTTGCGCAATGCCGTGGCTTGCTGACAAGCGAGAAGTTAACCCGCGAAATAGCCGAAGGCTACCGTAAACGGGGAATTCCCTGTGACATTATCTATCAGGACATCGGCTGGACGGAACATTTGCAGGACTTCGAATGGCGGAAGGGGAACTATGAGAATCCGAAGAAGATGCTCTCTGACCTGAAAGAGATGGGTTTCAAAGTAATCGTATCCCAAGACCCGGTAATCTCCCAAGCTAATAAAAAGCAATGGGAAGAAGCAGACCGCCTGGGTTATTTCGTAAAGGACAGCACGAACGGCAAGAGTTACGATATGCCTTGGCCTTGGGGTGGCAACTGCGGTGTGGTGGACTTTACCCTGCCTGCCGTAGCCGACTGGTGGGGAACTTATCAACAGAAACCTGTCGACGACGGCATCTCCGGCTTTTGGACGGATATGGGCGAACCTGCCTGGAGCAACGAAGAACAAACGGAACGTCTGGTCATGCAGCACCATCTGGGAATGCACGATGAAATTCATAACGTCTACGGCCTGACTTGGGACAAAGTGGTAAAAGAGCAATTTGAAAAGAGAAACCCGAACCGCCGTGTTTTCCAAATGACGCGTGCCGCCTATGCAGGTTTGCAGCGTTATACCTTCGGCTGGACAGGTGATTGTGGCAACGGAGACGATGTATTGCAAGGCTGGGGACAGCTAGCCAATCAGATTCCCGTAATGCTTTCCGCCGGCTTGGGACTAATCCCGTTTTCTACTTGTGATATCACAGGCTATTGCGGAGACATCGAAGATTATCCCGCTATGGCAGAGCTTTATATCCGTTGGGTGCAATTCGGTGCTTTCAACCCCTTGAGCCGTATTCACCACGAAGGGGACAACGCAGTAGAACCCTGGCTATTCGGACCGGAAGCGGAAAAGAACGCGAAAGCCGCCATCGAACAGAAATATCGTCTACTACCATATATCTACACCTACGCCCGCGAAGCTTACGATACGGGATTGCCTGTCATGCGTCCTCTTTTCCTAGAATATCCGACGGATACGGAAACCTTCTCCACGGATGCCCAGTTCTTATTCGGCCGTGAATTATTAATAGCCCCCGTCGTAAAGAAAGGTGCCCGTACAAAGAACGTCTACCTGCCCGAAGGTACATGGATTGACTATAACAACAAGCAGACGGTTTATACCGGTGAGCAATGGACTACCGTCGATGCTCCCTTATCGTGTATCCCGATGTTTGTAAAGCAAGGTTCTATTATACCTACCATGCCTGTAATGAACTACACCCATGAGAAACTGGTATATCCCCTTACTTTTGAAGTCTTTCCGGCACAGGAAGGTGCACAGGCGAGTTTTACTCTCTACGAGGACGAAGGAGAAGACCTGGGATACCAACATGACGAGTTTGCAAAAGCTCCCGTTATATGCCGCACCCTGTCGAATGGCTATGAGCTTACTGTTTCCGCTCGCGAAGGAAAAGGCTACACCGTCCCCGGACCAAGAAATCTCCTGTTTCGCATTTATTCTGCGAAAGCTCCGAAAGAGGTAACTGTCAAAGGAAAGAAAATAAAGAAAGTCAAACCGGAACGTTTGGAAGAAGATTTGGAGAATGATACGGAATCTGTACTATGGAGTTGGGATAAAGAAACCGGTGTATATAGTGTGAGAATACCCGATAAGGGGGATAATAAACAAATTATGATTACCTTTAAATAG
- a CDS encoding SusC/RagA family TonB-linked outer membrane protein produces the protein MKQSMKPKGFERRLLLIMWGLFLSLGAFAQQISVKGHVVDATGEPVIGASVVEDKSTNGTITDMDGNFSLKVSPKATLTVSFIGYATQTVPINGKTSLTITLKEDTEVLDEVVVIGYGTMKKSDLTGAISSVSSKDLMKQPSPSLGAALQGRATGLQVISSGAPGDNVSMKIRGIGSINNSDPLLVIDGVPTDVPLNMINMDDVETVDVLKDASATAIYGSRGAYGVIIITTKKGKSDAARFNFKASYGIEKAIRTLDLLDATQFASLHNEMMTANGQPQNPLFEDPTSLGRGTNWTDELFQTAATQNYSLNYSGGNDKTTYYVSAAYFNQEGIVRTTQYERYTVQFNMDTQMNNWLKMGNKLSLNHDIKQKGEYNIKNTMLALPTQAIKNDDGSWAGPVGLPMYVGDIANPIGKMMTNSTTTKGFNVLGNIYAEVKPWEWLTFKTIVGVQALFWDDKGWSPKYDWQPISQPESYASRKYNKSLTILWDNTLTFNKTFAEKHQLTVMVGSSAQTNTYEYMSGSIMGFISPTAQQLDNGTLEPTVNGNGSDWALLSYLGRVNYTYDNKYLLTATIRRDGSSRFSKQNRWSNFPSVSLAWRLSEEPFFKKSFWLSDVKIRAGYGLTGNQASVGNYAYASTIQTIQYNFNGTQVNAIAPSVMPNPNVRWEEVEQYNVGADLSLIDSRINLSLDAYIKNTNDMLVNMVVPISTGYSDINVPKINAGKMRNKGFEVSVSSRNLEGEFSWNTSLNASYNKNEIIRLNGDVPMYFDNNIHAVGRPVSSFYGYVTNGIFQTQEEVDRYAIQTQGNDPYNRTSAGDIKFKDLNNDGVINDKDRTYLGNPTPTWIFSMNNSFAWKGFDLEIFLQGAAGNKIYNANRASLEAMSVAQNQMTTVLDRWRGEGTSNSMPRAVFGDPNKNGRVSNRFIEDGKYLRLKNVTLGYTLPAAWSKKAAMSSVRFFVSGQNLLTLTRYTGLDPEISGSGNDNNVYPVARNITFGASVSF, from the coding sequence ATGAAACAGAGCATGAAGCCGAAAGGCTTTGAACGCCGCCTCTTACTGATAATGTGGGGCTTGTTCCTATCTCTTGGTGCATTCGCACAACAGATTTCAGTAAAAGGACATGTCGTAGATGCCACGGGCGAACCGGTTATCGGTGCGAGTGTGGTGGAAGATAAGTCCACGAACGGTACGATTACCGATATGGACGGAAACTTCTCCTTGAAAGTATCCCCTAAGGCTACGCTGACCGTTTCTTTTATCGGATATGCCACTCAGACGGTTCCGATAAACGGAAAAACGTCTCTGACCATCACGCTGAAGGAAGATACCGAAGTTCTTGACGAAGTCGTAGTAATCGGTTACGGTACGATGAAGAAAAGCGACCTGACGGGCGCCATCTCTTCCGTTTCTTCCAAAGACCTGATGAAACAACCGTCCCCCAGTCTCGGAGCAGCCTTGCAGGGACGTGCCACCGGACTTCAGGTGATTTCGAGCGGTGCGCCGGGCGATAATGTGTCGATGAAAATACGTGGTATCGGTTCTATTAATAACAGTGACCCGTTGCTTGTCATTGACGGAGTGCCGACGGACGTTCCCCTGAACATGATTAATATGGACGACGTGGAGACGGTAGACGTATTGAAAGATGCTTCCGCCACCGCTATTTACGGCTCACGCGGAGCTTACGGAGTTATTATCATCACCACAAAGAAAGGAAAATCGGATGCCGCACGCTTTAATTTCAAAGCCTCTTACGGTATTGAGAAAGCTATCCGCACACTGGATTTGCTGGATGCCACTCAATTCGCTTCCCTTCATAATGAAATGATGACTGCCAACGGTCAGCCGCAGAATCCGCTGTTTGAAGACCCCACCTCGCTAGGCAGGGGAACGAACTGGACGGACGAACTTTTTCAGACGGCTGCCACCCAAAACTATTCACTGAACTATTCCGGTGGAAATGATAAAACGACTTATTATGTATCTGCCGCTTATTTCAACCAGGAAGGTATCGTGCGCACTACCCAATATGAGCGTTACACCGTACAATTCAATATGGATACCCAAATGAACAACTGGCTGAAGATGGGAAACAAACTGTCCCTGAACCATGACATCAAGCAAAAGGGAGAATACAATATCAAGAATACCATGCTGGCACTACCTACACAGGCCATCAAGAATGACGACGGTTCATGGGCCGGCCCGGTGGGACTTCCGATGTACGTAGGAGATATTGCCAACCCTATCGGAAAGATGATGACTAACTCCACCACTACCAAAGGCTTCAATGTACTGGGTAATATCTACGCCGAAGTGAAACCGTGGGAATGGCTGACATTCAAGACTATCGTCGGTGTGCAGGCACTCTTCTGGGACGATAAAGGCTGGTCGCCCAAATATGACTGGCAACCGATTTCACAACCGGAATCCTATGCTTCCCGCAAATATAACAAGAGTCTTACCATCCTGTGGGATAACACCCTGACTTTCAACAAGACTTTTGCAGAAAAGCATCAACTCACAGTGATGGTCGGCTCTTCCGCACAGACTAATACCTACGAATACATGAGCGGCTCTATCATGGGCTTTATCAGCCCCACCGCACAGCAATTGGATAACGGTACGCTCGAACCGACAGTGAACGGCAACGGCAGCGACTGGGCATTGCTCTCTTATCTGGGACGTGTCAACTATACATATGACAACAAATACCTGCTGACAGCTACGATTCGTCGCGACGGTTCTTCCCGTTTCAGCAAGCAGAACCGTTGGTCAAACTTCCCTTCCGTATCTCTTGCCTGGAGACTTTCCGAAGAACCGTTCTTTAAAAAGAGCTTTTGGCTGAGCGACGTAAAAATCCGTGCAGGATATGGCTTGACAGGTAATCAGGCAAGTGTGGGCAACTATGCATATGCTTCTACTATCCAAACCATCCAGTACAACTTCAACGGCACACAGGTGAATGCGATTGCCCCCTCGGTAATGCCGAACCCGAATGTCCGTTGGGAAGAAGTGGAACAATACAACGTCGGTGCAGACTTGTCATTAATCGACAGCCGCATCAATTTGAGTCTCGATGCATACATCAAGAACACGAATGATATGCTTGTCAACATGGTAGTGCCTATCTCCACCGGATATTCGGACATCAATGTCCCCAAGATTAATGCGGGCAAGATGCGCAACAAAGGTTTTGAAGTATCCGTCAGTTCCCGCAATCTGGAAGGAGAGTTCTCATGGAATACGTCTCTCAATGCTTCTTATAACAAGAACGAGATTATCCGCCTGAACGGGGATGTCCCGATGTATTTCGATAATAATATCCATGCAGTCGGTCGTCCGGTCAGCTCTTTCTACGGTTACGTGACGAACGGTATCTTCCAGACACAGGAAGAAGTAGACCGTTACGCCATTCAGACACAGGGGAACGACCCTTACAACCGTACTTCTGCCGGAGATATTAAGTTCAAAGACCTGAATAACGACGGAGTTATCAACGACAAAGACCGTACGTATCTCGGCAATCCCACCCCGACGTGGATTTTCTCAATGAACAACTCATTTGCCTGGAAAGGCTTCGACCTCGAAATATTCCTGCAAGGAGCAGCCGGAAATAAAATCTATAATGCCAACCGCGCTTCTCTGGAAGCCATGTCCGTGGCACAGAACCAAATGACGACCGTTCTCGACCGCTGGCGCGGCGAAGGGACAAGCAACAGTATGCCGCGTGCCGTATTCGGTGACCCGAACAAGAACGGACGTGTCTCCAACCGCTTTATTGAGGATGGCAAATACCTGCGTCTGAAGAACGTAACGCTCGGATATACTCTTCCCGCCGCATGGAGCAAGAAAGCAGCAATGTCCTCTGTACGCTTCTTCGTTTCGGGACAGAACTTGCTGACCCTGACCCGCTATACGGGACTCGACCCGGAGATTTCCGGTTCGGGAAATGACAACAACGTCTATCCCGTAGCCCGTAATATCACATTCGGCGCATCTGTTTCTTTCTAA
- a CDS encoding acyltransferase — translation MKHFDGQNNELTIIFPHNKIDCISSQNEKFNKIINQANITVTGNNNRISIYSDSEDSAEELLLSDGFLLIVKGDNNVVNIGTILLRYSTILGMTGLKLIIGQLPGLGAGVSRVANNCRVDIGNRVVINGVTLYLQEDDSHVSIGDDSQLSWGIDIWCTDAHTITNLEGEPINFAKSIEIGKHVWIGKDAKVGKNTKISDNSIVGWGSIVTKEFNETNVIIAGTPAKIVKRGINWDRRCINKYLKP, via the coding sequence ATGAAACATTTTGATGGACAGAACAATGAACTTACAATCATTTTCCCGCATAATAAGATTGATTGTATTTCTTCTCAGAATGAAAAGTTCAATAAGATTATTAACCAAGCCAACATCACGGTCACCGGAAACAACAATCGTATTTCGATATATTCCGACTCCGAAGACAGTGCAGAAGAATTACTGCTTAGTGATGGATTTCTTCTGATTGTAAAAGGTGATAACAATGTCGTGAATATAGGAACAATCCTATTACGCTATTCTACCATACTAGGCATGACGGGTTTGAAACTTATCATCGGGCAGCTACCGGGCTTGGGGGCAGGTGTTTCGAGAGTAGCCAACAACTGCCGGGTAGATATCGGAAACCGCGTAGTAATCAATGGTGTTACACTATATTTGCAAGAAGATGACTCACACGTAAGTATCGGAGACGATAGTCAGTTAAGTTGGGGCATTGATATATGGTGTACAGATGCACATACGATAACGAATTTAGAGGGTGAGCCGATAAATTTTGCCAAGAGCATAGAAATCGGCAAACATGTATGGATAGGGAAAGACGCCAAAGTTGGCAAGAATACAAAAATATCCGACAACAGTATTGTGGGTTGGGGAAGTATCGTAACAAAAGAATTTAATGAAACGAATGTGATTATTGCAGGTACTCCGGCCAAAATAGTAAAAAGAGGGATTAATTGGGATCGCAGGTGTATCAATAAGTATTTAAAACCATAG
- a CDS encoding SusF/SusE family outer membrane protein — protein MKTKIMSLLMLAAGCFAWTSCAEDDMEMNKGSEPLKLSASTRQLVLDQRLDDKEALQLTWTPGSNEGTGAAISYRFEMDIQGNDFAGGVKKEIGKTDSRVVSYTHKELNDLLLSTWSLPVEEEAMFEARVTAVVAAESVPTQVSEIVTFKLTPYKFRILNLWMIGDATPNGWTLERATPMNPVTDVKGGFVWEGLLQKGEFKLLTNLLDWTPAYNRDETQENKLVYRDHYDEDNPDTKFVIEKVGTYRVELSIETLDITIKNLDGEVPYTELWIAGSSAGNTPVAMAQDADDPFSFVYNGKLVPGKFQIVSSATGTDCDVCQPATETESLPASSAIEWVKNGTAATNFWNVTAGNKYTLKLNLRTKRLSVSQYVAYEQVWMMGDVFNDGWNWDVVTAKLEMTQNPDNKNQFIYEGSLSQGEIKFPVEIDRSYGGKFIIAMKPGASITSDTDFQIVGGGDNKWKIEEAGDYKIVVDLYEEKVFFTKK, from the coding sequence ATGAAAACTAAGATAATGAGTCTGCTCATGTTGGCAGCAGGCTGTTTCGCATGGACTTCGTGTGCGGAAGACGATATGGAAATGAATAAAGGAAGCGAACCCTTGAAGTTGTCGGCTTCTACCCGGCAACTGGTTCTCGACCAGCGTCTCGATGATAAAGAAGCACTCCAACTGACCTGGACTCCGGGCTCTAATGAGGGAACGGGAGCGGCTATCTCTTACCGATTTGAGATGGATATACAAGGCAATGATTTTGCGGGCGGTGTCAAGAAGGAGATTGGAAAGACCGATTCACGGGTCGTTTCATACACGCATAAAGAACTGAATGATTTATTATTGAGTACCTGGAGTCTTCCCGTAGAGGAAGAAGCTATGTTTGAAGCCCGCGTGACGGCTGTAGTCGCCGCAGAGTCTGTCCCGACGCAAGTCTCGGAAATAGTAACCTTCAAGCTGACTCCTTATAAATTCAGAATACTGAATCTGTGGATGATAGGTGACGCCACTCCTAATGGCTGGACGCTGGAAAGGGCTACTCCGATGAATCCGGTGACGGATGTGAAAGGTGGTTTTGTATGGGAAGGTCTGTTGCAGAAGGGTGAATTCAAACTTCTGACGAATCTGCTTGACTGGACGCCTGCTTACAACAGGGACGAGACACAGGAGAATAAACTTGTATATCGCGACCATTACGATGAAGATAACCCGGATACGAAGTTTGTTATCGAAAAGGTAGGAACTTATCGTGTGGAGTTAAGTATTGAAACACTGGATATTACCATTAAGAACCTGGATGGGGAAGTGCCGTATACTGAACTGTGGATAGCCGGTTCTTCGGCTGGCAATACCCCGGTGGCAATGGCACAGGATGCTGACGACCCGTTCTCATTTGTCTATAACGGAAAACTGGTTCCGGGTAAATTCCAAATTGTCTCTTCTGCTACCGGAACAGACTGTGACGTCTGCCAGCCGGCAACGGAAACGGAATCTTTACCGGCTTCTTCCGCCATCGAATGGGTGAAGAATGGTACGGCAGCTACTAACTTCTGGAATGTAACGGCAGGTAATAAATATACGTTGAAACTGAACCTGCGCACCAAACGTCTGTCCGTTTCCCAATACGTGGCTTATGAACAGGTATGGATGATGGGCGATGTATTTAATGATGGATGGAATTGGGATGTTGTGACAGCAAAACTTGAAATGACACAGAATCCGGATAACAAGAACCAGTTTATCTATGAAGGTTCTTTGAGTCAGGGAGAGATTAAGTTTCCGGTAGAGATAGACCGTTCTTACGGTGGCAAATTTATCATAGCCATGAAGCCGGGAGCAAGCATTACATCTGATACGGACTTTCAGATAGTGGGCGGGGGAGATAATAAATGGAAGATAGAAGAAGCCGGAGACTATAAGATTGTGGTCGACCTCTACGAGGAAAAAGTCTTTTTCACAAAGAAGTAA
- a CDS encoding RagB/SusD family nutrient uptake outer membrane protein, translated as MKKFRYILPCFLLSLTLSSCNGFLDREPWDSIDTSKSFQAEEDAIAAVNGAYQPLQWPKLYNMRMWTLDIVAGNSIVGAGGGTDGIETTDLANFITTTDNAGVLDVWRGPSPGILRCNFVIKNVPGMNIDQSLKNRCLGEAKFLRAHYYFILVRLFGGVPLLTEPQTSDDDLKPFRASKEEIYKLIEDDLKEAINLLPDKSSYSASDLGRASKGAAMGLLAKVYLTQGKEYAEIVRLCEDIQKLGYHLNEDYSDNFNPNKKNGPESLFEVQYYGKTSYDFWDNENQASWLSAFTGPRNSDMVAGGYGWNQPTAEFVSQYEEGDNRKDKTILYLGCPDFDGKQYQSSYSTTGYNLRKFLVTKSVSMDFNTSPANFVVLRYADVLLMKAEALNEQALTTDAEAPLYEVRKRAGLTNRADIEGLTQVQMREKIIHERRMELAFEGDRWFDLVRLKDNYALNFFHSIGKTNATEKHLLMPIPLKEIEANGNLKQNPGYN; from the coding sequence ATGAAAAAGTTCAGATATATACTCCCTTGCTTCCTGTTGAGCTTGACATTGAGTAGCTGTAACGGCTTCCTGGATAGAGAACCGTGGGATTCCATCGACACTTCCAAGAGCTTTCAGGCGGAAGAAGATGCGATAGCAGCCGTGAACGGCGCTTATCAGCCGCTTCAATGGCCGAAACTGTATAATATGCGTATGTGGACGCTGGATATCGTAGCCGGAAACAGCATCGTTGGCGCGGGCGGCGGTACGGACGGTATTGAGACTACCGACCTGGCTAACTTCATTACCACTACCGACAATGCCGGTGTGCTGGACGTATGGCGTGGCCCTTCTCCGGGTATTCTCCGTTGCAACTTTGTTATCAAGAACGTGCCGGGCATGAACATCGACCAAAGTCTGAAGAACCGTTGCCTGGGCGAAGCCAAATTCCTGCGTGCCCATTATTATTTTATCCTGGTGCGGCTTTTCGGCGGAGTGCCTTTATTGACAGAACCACAGACTTCGGACGATGACCTGAAACCTTTCCGTGCGTCTAAAGAAGAAATCTATAAACTGATAGAGGATGACTTGAAAGAAGCCATCAACCTGCTTCCCGACAAGTCTTCTTATTCCGCTTCCGACTTGGGTCGTGCTTCTAAAGGTGCAGCCATGGGACTGTTGGCAAAAGTGTATCTGACTCAGGGAAAAGAATATGCGGAGATTGTACGTCTTTGTGAGGATATTCAAAAGTTGGGTTATCATCTGAATGAAGATTACAGCGACAATTTCAATCCGAATAAGAAGAACGGCCCGGAATCATTGTTTGAAGTACAGTATTATGGCAAGACCAGCTATGATTTTTGGGACAATGAGAATCAGGCTTCCTGGTTGAGCGCATTCACAGGGCCGCGCAATTCGGATATGGTGGCAGGCGGTTACGGTTGGAATCAGCCGACAGCAGAGTTTGTCAGCCAGTACGAAGAGGGGGATAACCGGAAAGATAAGACTATTCTTTACCTGGGATGTCCCGACTTTGACGGAAAGCAGTACCAGTCATCTTATTCCACTACGGGATACAACCTGCGTAAATTCCTCGTGACGAAATCCGTCTCTATGGATTTCAATACAAGCCCTGCCAACTTTGTGGTGCTCCGCTATGCCGATGTACTGCTGATGAAAGCGGAAGCCTTGAACGAGCAAGCTCTGACGACCGATGCGGAAGCTCCTCTGTACGAAGTTAGAAAGCGTGCGGGACTGACTAACCGTGCGGACATCGAAGGGCTGACACAAGTGCAGATGCGCGAAAAGATTATCCACGAACGCCGTATGGAACTGGCTTTCGAAGGCGACCGCTGGTTTGACCTCGTCCGTCTGAAAGATAACTATGCCCTGAATTTCTTTCATTCTATCGGAAAAACCAATGCGACGGAAAAGCATCTGCTGATGCCTATACCGCTGAAAGAGATAGAAGCGAATGGAAACCTGAAACAGAATCCGGGATATAATTAA
- a CDS encoding glycoside hydrolase family 66 protein: MKKLAYIALAMTLSFSLGSCIDDEPSNNPITYGDGYITVLLSTDKAAYKPGESVQLSLNNLPEGQVTIRYKHLNEVLSEAPLTGKSWSWTPPANDFKGYMVDLYTVDSGEEVVLSSIAIDVSSDPARFPRNGFLSEYGKMSEKEIDKVMDNLNRHHINYVQYQDWHYKHHKPLAGSASSPMEVWKDIINRDCYRSTVQGYIDAGHKRGMKSLFYNLAYGALNDAADDGVKENWYLFKDKNHGNKDYHPLGSPFKSNIYLTNPALQEWRDYMVQQNNDVYEVFDFDGYQIDQLGDRGTLYNYDGNAVNLASTFPAFIKAMKEAQPEKSLVMNAVSQYGQKDLIANSPVDFLYTEVWDKPTSNGFSILSGVITDNDKWSNGKKTVLAAYMNYKLGGEGRGYFNTPGVLMANAAIHAWGGAHLELGEHMLTTEYFPNSNLSMKGELKKAMVTYYDFITGYENLLRDGGEFYGATVSSTDGKMTVNQWPPVRNQIATVGKRFDNRDVIHFLNYTNAVHLDWCDSNGTQAVPSLIESAQTKIAVKGTAKSVWVASPDASFGVSRKLDFTQEGNEIKVTLPSLSYWTMLVVEYE; this comes from the coding sequence ATGAAAAAATTAGCATATATAGCGTTAGCAATGACCCTTTCGTTTTCGTTGGGCAGCTGCATTGACGATGAGCCTTCGAACAATCCTATTACGTATGGTGACGGGTATATTACCGTACTGCTGTCTACCGATAAGGCTGCCTACAAACCGGGAGAATCGGTACAGCTCTCTCTGAATAATCTGCCCGAAGGGCAAGTGACCATCCGGTACAAGCATCTCAACGAGGTGCTTTCCGAAGCTCCCCTTACCGGAAAATCATGGAGCTGGACGCCACCCGCCAATGATTTCAAAGGGTATATGGTCGATTTGTATACGGTAGATAGTGGCGAGGAAGTTGTTTTGAGCAGCATTGCCATTGATGTGTCTTCCGACCCCGCACGTTTCCCGCGCAACGGATTCCTTTCCGAATATGGCAAGATGAGCGAAAAGGAGATTGATAAGGTAATGGATAACCTGAACCGTCATCATATCAACTATGTGCAGTATCAGGACTGGCATTACAAGCATCATAAGCCGTTGGCGGGTTCGGCTTCCTCTCCGATGGAAGTATGGAAAGATATTATCAACCGTGATTGTTACCGTTCTACCGTACAGGGATATATTGATGCCGGGCATAAGCGGGGTATGAAATCTCTTTTCTATAATCTTGCCTACGGAGCATTGAACGATGCGGCGGACGACGGCGTGAAAGAAAACTGGTATCTCTTTAAGGATAAGAACCACGGGAATAAGGATTATCATCCGCTGGGTTCTCCTTTCAAGAGTAATATTTATCTGACGAATCCTGCTTTGCAGGAATGGAGAGACTACATGGTTCAGCAAAACAACGATGTATATGAAGTCTTTGATTTCGACGGCTATCAGATTGACCAGTTGGGCGACCGGGGAACTTTGTACAACTATGATGGTAATGCCGTCAACCTTGCATCTACTTTCCCCGCGTTTATAAAAGCGATGAAAGAAGCGCAACCGGAAAAGTCTCTGGTAATGAATGCCGTATCGCAATACGGGCAGAAAGACCTGATTGCCAATTCTCCGGTGGACTTCCTCTATACGGAAGTTTGGGACAAACCTACTAGTAATGGTTTCAGCATCCTTTCCGGGGTTATCACGGACAATGATAAATGGTCGAACGGAAAGAAAACCGTGTTGGCTGCTTATATGAATTATAAGCTCGGCGGCGAAGGGCGCGGTTATTTTAATACGCCCGGTGTATTAATGGCGAATGCCGCTATCCATGCATGGGGCGGTGCGCATCTCGAATTGGGCGAACATATGCTGACAACCGAATATTTCCCTAACAGCAATCTGTCGATGAAAGGGGAACTGAAGAAGGCGATGGTTACTTACTACGACTTTATCACCGGATATGAGAATCTTCTTCGTGACGGTGGAGAGTTCTATGGCGCTACTGTTTCTTCTACGGATGGAAAGATGACTGTTAATCAATGGCCGCCGGTCCGCAATCAGATAGCGACTGTCGGAAAACGATTCGACAACAGGGACGTGATTCATTTTCTGAACTATACCAATGCCGTGCATCTCGACTGGTGTGACTCTAATGGAACACAGGCTGTACCTTCTCTGATTGAGTCGGCTCAGACAAAGATAGCAGTAAAAGGTACGGCAAAATCCGTTTGGGTGGCTTCACCGGATGCAAGTTTCGGAGTATCCCGAAAGCTGGACTTTACGCAGGAAGGAAACGAAATAAAGGTGACGCTTCCGTCATTGAGTTACTGGACAATGCTGGTAGTGGAATATGAATAG